Below is a window of Cryobacterium sp. PAMC25264 DNA.
GTGTAGATGTTGCCGAATTCGGCCAGCGCGAACAGGTTCTGGGCGTGCTCTGCGCTGTTGAAGACGTAGGAGGTGGTCTGGTAGATCGGCGTGGCCCTGGCGTTGGTCACCGGGTCAGGGCGGGCCCCGGAGTGGACCTGCTTGGTTTCGAACTTCCAGTCTGCGGAATCGCTCATGGTCGGTCTCCCTGTTCGTGCGTGGGCCGGCATGCCGGCAGCGGTGTGCGGAGCGCTTTCGCTCCGTCTGCAGCAACCCTAGGCAGCCCGGCCGCGTGCGACAACGCGTCCGGACACACAACGTCATCTGCCGGTGGGTTATTTTCCCGGCCCGTGCGGCAACACGATGGTGCCCGTGTGGGTGGACGGCTCCTGCCGGAACAGCCAGCGCAGCCGGGGCTCGACGAGGGGCCGGAAGATCCGTTTGACCACGGGCACCGACAGCAGCACTGAGATGCCGATCGCCAGCAGGATCACGCCGGGCAGCACCCAGGCCGGCTGCGGCCCGTCGAGCACCCCGGTTTCCCGCAGGGGGTAGAGCAAGAAGGTGTGCAGCAGGTAGATGTACATGGTGGCCGCGCCCAGCGGGGTGAACCAGGTGGCCCGGCGGGGCATCAGCATGAGGAACGCCAGGATGAACCCGAACGAGGCGAGCATCAGGCCCAGCCGGATGACGCCGGCCCAGAACTGGTCGTAGCCGAACTGCCAGTAGGCCTCGTCGTAGAGCGTGAAACTGCGCAGGCGCAGGTCCCGCACGCCCACGATGTTGACGGTCACAAGCAACGCCAACACGCCGAACAGCGCGATCGCGCCGCTCCGCCAGCGCCAGACCGCGGCCGGCGACAGGTGCATCCACTGGGCGGTGAGGGGCCACTGGCGCAGCTTCCAGCCGAACACGAAGAACGGCAGCAGGCCCAGCGTGCGCGACAGCGAGAAGGTGCTGTCGATGTCGCCGACGTACCCGGCGCCCACCGAGATGGCGATGGCGATCAGCAGCGGGTACCGCAGCAACACCAGATAGGGCAGCAGCACCCGCCAGATGGCCAGCGCGATGAGGAACCAGAGCGTCCAGGACGGGCTGGAGTAGTCGACCTTGAGAGTGCCGCTGAGCCCCCAACTGATCAGGGTCCAGATGCTCTGGAAGATCAGGTACGGGAAGACGATGTCGGTGATGAGCCGGTGCATCTGCCGGGGCCCGGCGGACCAGACTTGGCAAAATACCCGCTCACGGCGACGAACACCGGAACGTGGAAGGCGTAGATGAACAGGTAGACGCCGTAGGCGGTGTCGGACTCGCCGATGAGTTTGAGGATGGCGTGCCCGATGACCATCAGGGTGATGGCGATCCAGCGGGCGTTGTCCCAGAGCGGAACCCGGCGCTTGGGCTTGTGCGGGCCGGCGTCGTGCGGGGTCTTGGTCGGCGAACTCATCGGGTCCATTCTCCGGGCAGAATAGGGCAATGGGCAAAAGAAGAGTCGTGGTTACCGGTGCGAGTAGCGGAATCGGGGCGGCCACCGTGCGCCTGTTCCGGGAGCACGGTTGGGATGTGGTGGGCGTGGCCCGCCGCGCCGACCGGCTGGCGGAGCTCGCCGCGGAGACCGGGGCTGCGGTCTTCACCGCCGACCTCACCGTGCAGGCTGACGTGGATGCGCTGCGGGACTTCCTCGCCGCATCCGGGCCGGTGAACGCCCTGATCAACAACGCCGGCGGCGCCAAGGGCCTCGACTCCGTGGAGAACGGCTCGCTCGAGGACTGGGCCTGGATGTACGAGATCAACGTGCTCGCGGTGAAGCGGGTCACCAGCGCGCTGTTGCCGCTGCTGCGCGCCTCGGTCGCCGCGCCGGAAGCGGGCGCCGCAACCGACGTGTCCGCGGACATCGTCAACATCACCTCCACCGCCGGGCACACCGCCTACATTGGCGGCGGCGGGTACAACGCCGCCAAGTTCGCCGCGCACGCCATGACCGAGGTGCTGCGCCTGGAGCTGAACGGCGAGCCGATCCGGGTGATCGAGGTGGCACCCGGCATGGTGCAGACCGAGGAATTCGGCCTGGTGCGCTTCAACGGCGACGCCGAGAAGGCCCGGGCGGCGTACTCGAACGTGGTCAACCCGCTCGTGGCCGACGACGTGGCCGCCACTGTCGTGGCCGCCGTGGAGATGCCCGCGCACGTGAATCTGGACCTCGTGGTGGTCAAGCCCGTCGCCCAGGCCTCCACCACCCTGGTCGCCCGCGGCCCTCTGGCCCCGCGCCTGACCTGATCCCGCCCGCACCGCCCCGTCGGCCGCGGTAGCTGTTTCCCGAACGGACAATTGCGCCCGGCGTACCGGGCGCAATTGTCCGTTTCGGCCACAGTTGCAGCCGTCAGGTCGGAGTAGGGGGAGCGTGACTAGTGCTCGCTGGCCTTCTCGGCGCCGAAGCCGGTGAGGGAGCGCACCGCCATCTCGGCGGCCAGCTTCGGATCTTCCCGCTTGGTGCTTGTGACCGAGCCGAGCCAGCCGAGGAAGAAGCCAGCGGGATCGAGATGATGCCCGGGTTGTTCAGCGGGTAGAGCGCGAAGTTCACGCCCTCACCGAACATCGAGGTGGGCGTGCCGGAGAACACCGGCGAGAACACGATCAGCAGGATCGCCGAACCCAAGCCCCGTACATGCTCCACAGTGCGCCGCGGGTGGTGAAGCCGCGCCAGAACAACGAGTACAAAATGGTGGGCAGGTTGGCGCTCGCAGCGACGGCGAAGGCCAGCGCCACGAGGAACGCGATGTTCTGCCCCTGCACACCGATGCCGCCGGCGATCGCGAGGATGCCGATCACCACGACGGTGCGCCGGGCGATCTTGACCTCGCCGTCGGGGTCGCCCTTGCCCTTCTTGATCACGCTCGCGTAGATGTCGTGCGCGAAAGAGGTGGCCGCCGTGATGGTCAGTCCGGCCACCACCGCGAGGATGGTCGCGAACGCGATCGCCGAGATCAGGCCGAGAAGCAGTGGACCACCGAGCGCCAGCGATAGCAGTGGGGCGGCCGAGTTCACGCCGCCGGGAGACGCCAGGATGGTGTCGGCGCCCACGAGGGCCGCCGCGCCGAAGCCGAGCACCAGCGTGAACAGGTAGAACGCCCCGATCAGGAAGATTGCCCAGACGACCGAGCGCCGGGCCTCCCTGGCGCTGGGCACGGTGTAGAAGCGCATCAGCACGTGCGGCAAGCCCGCGGTGCCGAGCACCAGGGCAATGGCCAGCGAGATGAAGTCCAGCGGGTTGTGCCCGTACTGCAGCCCAGGGGCGAGGATGGCGCCGGCCGGGGTGACCGCGGAGTTCGCGACGGCGGCGTCGAGCAGGGTGGACAGGTTGAACCCGTTGATCACCAGCACCCAGACCGTCATGGCGCCGGCTCCGATGATGAGCAGGAACGCCTTGACGATCTGTACCCAGGTGGTGCCCTTCATGCCTCCGATGAGCACGTAGAGGATCATCAGGCCGCCCACCACGGTGACCACGATGGACTGGCCGAGCTTGTCGTTGATGCCCAGCAGCAGCGATACGAGTCCGCCGGCACCGGCCATCTGGGCGAGCAGGTAGAAGAAGCACACCGCAAGGGTGGTCGTGGCGGCGGCGACGCGCACCGGCCGTTGCGCCAGCCGGAAGGAAAGCACATCCGCCATGGTGAACTTGCCGGTGTTGCGCATCAGTTCGGCCACCAACAGCAGCGCCACGAGCCAGGCGACCAGGAAACCGATCGAATAGAGGAACCCGTCGTAGCCGTTGACGGCGATGGCGCCGACGATGCCGAGGAAGGACGCCGCCGAGAGGTAGTCGCCGGCGATCGCGAAGCCGTTCTGCGGGCCGGTGAAGGAACGCCCGCCGGTGTAGTAGTCCGCGGCGGTGCGGTTGTTGCGACCGGCCCGGATCACGATCACCAGGGTGACGGCGACGAAGGCCAGGAAGATCGAGATGTTCAGGACGGGGTTGGTCTCGGCCTGTGCGGCGACCTCCGCGGCCACCCGGGCGACAGCCGGCGTGTTCAGGCTCACGGCGATCATGCGGCGGCCTTCGCTTCGAGCTCGGCGCGCAGGTCCGCGCCCAGCGGGTCGAGCACCCGGTTGGAGAACGCGACGTACCAGATGGTGATGGCGAACGTCGTGACGAACTGGCCGAGGCCGAGCAGCAGGCCAAGGTTGACGCTGCCGAAGACCGGCTGCGCCATCACGTCGGGCAGGTAGGCGGCCACCAGCACGAAGGCGAAGTACCAGACCAGGAAGAACACGGCGAGCGGGATCACGAACCGCCGGCGCCGCCGTTGCAGGTTGACGAAGCGTTCAGAGGTCTCGAATTCGACGTAGTCGATCGATCCTCCCGGCCGGGCGTCTTTCAGTGATTCCTTCAATGGGGCTCCTTTGCTCCGGTGAGATGGGATGGCTGAGTGCATAGGTCGGTCGCGACTGTGCCCGTTCCGGACAACTGGTCCCGGCGTACCGGGCGCATTTGTCCGCACGGGGAACAGTTAGGCGGGGACTGCGGGGATCGCGGTGGGGGCGGGGCGCACCGCCTGGACGAGGGCGTCGAGGGTGGCGGGGTCCTCGATGGTGGGCGGCACCTTGTACGGCTCACCGTCGACGATCTGGCGGATGGTCTTGCGCAGGATCTTGCCCGAGCGGGTCTTGGGCAACCGCTCCAGGATGGTCACATCCCTAAACGCCGCCACCGGGCCGATGTGCTCGCGCACCAGGTTGACCAGCTCGGCGCTGAGCAGGTCGTGGTCGACGACCCAGCCGGCCTTGAGCGTGACGAAGCCGGCGGCACGCTGGCCCTTCAGCGGGTCGTGCACGCCGAGCACCGCGCACTCCGCGATGGCCGGATGCCGGGTGAGGACCTCCTCGAGGGATCCGGTGGAGAGCCGGTGCCCGGCGACGTTGATCACGTCGTCGGTGCGGCCCATCACGTAGAGGTAGCCGTCGGCGTCGATGTGGCCGGAGTCGCCGGTGGCGTAGAACCCGGGAAAGGCGGTGAGGTAGGCGCTGGCGAACCTGTCGTCGCCGCCCCAGATGCCCAGCAGCGAGCCGGGTGGCAGCGGCAGCCGGATGGCGATATTGCCGTCCTTGCCCGGCTTCGTGATGCGGGCTCCCTTCGAGTCGAGGATGGCGATGTCGTAGCCGGGTACGGGCACGGCCGTGGACCCGGGCTTGGTGGGCAGCTCTTCGATGCCGCGCGGGTTGGCGCAGATGGCCCACCCGGTCTCGGTTTGCCACCAGTGGTCGACGACCGGGCAGTGCAGGCCGTCGTTGGCCCAGTGGAAGGTCTCCGGGTCGAGCCTCTCGCCGGCCAGGAACAGCGCGGTGAGGCTGGACACGTCGTACCGGGCCAGTTCGGCCAGCTCCGGGTCGACCCGCCGGATGGCACGGATGGCGGTGGGGGCGGTGAACAACACGTTCACCCGGTAGTCCTGCACGACTCGCCAGAAGGCGCCGGCATCCGGGGTGCCGATGGGCTTGCCCTCGTAGATGACGGTGGTGGCGCCGGCCAGCAGCGGCGCGTAGACGATGTAGGAGTGCCCGACCACCCAGCCCACGTCGGACGCCGCCCAGAAGACATCGTCGGGGCCGATGTCGTAGATGTTCCGCATCGACCAGGTCAGCGCCACGGCGTGGCCGCCGTTGTCGCGGATGATGCCCTTCGGGTTTCCCGTCGTGCCTGAGGTGTAGAGGATGTACAGCGGGTCATCGGCGGCGACGGTGACCGGCTCGGCCGGGGTGGCCGCAGCCGCGGCCTCGGCCCAGTCCAGCCAGCGCACGGCCGCGCCGTCAGCGGCGTCGGACGCGTAGTCGGCGGCGGACCCCGGGATGGCGTGCCGGTTCTGCACGATGACGGTGTGCACCGACCCGGCGCTCTGGTCGAGCGCTTTCCGCACGAGCGGCAGGTACTCGACGGTCTTGCCCGGTTCGAGCCCGCCCGAGGCCGTGACAAGCACTGTGGGACGGGCGTCGTCGATGCGCACCGCGAGCTCGCTGGCGGCAAAACCGCCAAAAACCACCGAGTGCACGGCCCCGATGCGGGCGCAGGCGAGCATGGCCACGACGGCCTCCGGGATCATCGGCAGGTAGACGACCACCCGGTCGCCCCGCCCCACGCCGGCCGCGCGGAGCACGCCGGCGAAGCGGGCAACCCTCTCGAGCAGGTCGCGGTAGCTGATCTGGGCCCGGGTGCCGGTCATGGCGGAGTCATAGATGAGCGCGGTGTGGTCGCCGCGGCCGGCCAGCACGTGCCGGTCGAGGGCGTTGTAGCTCGTGTTGAGGGTGCCGTCGGCGAACCAGCGGTACTCGGTGGGGGAGTGCTCGGTGAGCGCCGCGCGGGGCGGGTCGACCCAGTCGACGAGCCGTGCGGCGTCCAGCCAGAATTCCTCGCGTGTCTCGATGCTGCGTCGCCAGGTCGCACGGTACGCGCCGGTGCCGGCCTCTGGCGGGGTGGCCGGCGGGGTACCTGGCGCGTCGGTGCGCGGTGTGGTGCGAGTGCTTACGGTGTGGTCGGTCATGGTGTGAACCTCTCCATTGAAGCTCTCATGTATACACAAGGTGCGGTTAGTCTTGCACAATCGCGGCAATAGGGGAATAGAATGCACTTGTGTATACAGAAACCGTGAGGGCCGCACCGGAGCGGGCCAGCGACCGGGCCTACCGGGTGCTGCGCGACGAGATTCTCGACGGGGTGCTTCCGGCCGGAACCGTGCTTCTGGAGGTGGAACAGTCCGCCAGACTCGGGGTCTCCCGCACTCCCTTGCGCTCCGCCGTGGCCCGGCTGGTCACCGATGGCCTCGTCGCCGGTCGCAGCGGCCGGGGCTTCTCGGTCACCGCGATGTCGGTCGAGTCGATCAACGATCTCTACGAGCTACGCGAGGCCCTCGAGGAGCGCGCGGCGACCCTGGCTGCCCGAGGCGCCGATCGTTCGGCGTTCGGGATGCTGCGCGAACGGTTCCTCGCCGCTCCCGCCCTGCTCGACGACGGTGAGACCGGCATCCACGAGTACTACGCCCTGATCGACGAGTTCGACGCGGCCATCGATGCCGCCGTCGACAACGCCTTCCTGGTGGGAGCCCTCGACACGGTGCGTACGCACCTGGCGCGCATCCGCCGGGTCGCCCGCGGCAACCCGGTGCGGCTGCGCCAGGCGGCGGCCGAACACCTGCTGATCCTCGACGCGATCATCGACGGCGACGCGGCGCTCGCCGCGCACGCCACCCATGTGCACCTCCACCTGAGCCTGGCGAGCGTGCTCGCGGTGCTCGGCTCCACCGACCAGGCTTCCTGACCTCCCGACCGAAAGGACCACCCGTGCAGTCCACCGAAGTGCGCGTTCACCCGAGCGAGAACAGCCCTGCACGCACCGAACAACTGGCCTGGAAGCTCGCCGCCTGCGCGGCCGACCCGGTGCCCGTCGACAATGATGTGACCGAGATGATCATCAATCGGATGATCGACAACGCCGCCGTCGCGGCGGCCTCGCTCACCCGCGACCCGGTCGCCGCGGCTCGCTCCCAGGCGCTGGCGCATCCGCGCTCAGGCGGCGGCGACGGCGCTACAGTGTTCGGCCCGCCCAGCGGTCGCCGGGTGTCGCCGGAATGGGCGGCCTGGGCCAACGGTGTCGCCGTGCGGGAGCTCGACTACCACGACACCTTCCTCGCCGCCGAGTACTCGCACCCGGGCGACAACATCCCGCCGATCGTGGCCGTGGCCCAGCACCTGGCCGCCGCCCGCGGCCTCACCGGGCACGAGCTGGTGCGCGGCATCGCCACGGGCTACGAGGTGCAGATCGATCTGGCCCGCTCGATCAGTCTGCACAAGCACAAGATCGACCACGTCGCCCACCTGGGTCCGTCGGCCGCGGCCGGCATCGGCACCCTGTTGGGCCTGGATCCCGACACGATCTTCCAGGCCATCGGCCAGGCCCTGCACACCACCACGGCCACCCGGCAGTCCCGCAAGGGGGAGATCTCCAGCTGGAAGGCGTTCGCACCGGCGTTCGCCGGCAAGATGGCCGTTGAGGCCGTCGACCGGGCCATGCGTGGCCAGACCAGCCCCACCCCGATCTACGAGGGCGAGGACGGCGTCATCGCCTGGCTGCTTGACGGGCCCGAGGCGTCCTACGACGTGTCGCTGCCGGCCGGCGGCGAGCCCAAACGCGCGATCCTGGACAGCTTCACCAAGGAGCACTCGGCCGAGTACCAGGCCCAGGCCCTCATCGACCTGGCCCGGAAGCTCCACCGCGAGCACCCCGAGATCCTGGTGCCGGGCGCGGTGCGGTCGATCGTCATCCACACCTCGCACCACACCCACAACGTCATCGGCTCCGGCGCAAACGACCCGCAGAAGTACGACCCGCGGGCCAGCCGGGAGACACTGGACCACTCGGTGCCGTACATCTTCACCGTCGCGCTGCAGGACGGCAGCTGGCACCACGTGGACTCCTACCTGCCCGAACGGGCCCGGCGGGCCGACACCGTGGCCCTGTGGAACACCGTGACCACGAGCGAAGACGCCGAGTGGACCCGCCGCTACCACTCCACCGATCCGGCCGAGAGGGCCTTCGGCGGCCGGGTGGAGATCTTGCTGGCCGACGGCACCCGGCTGGTCGACGAGCTGGCCGTGGCGGATGCGCATCCGCTCGGCGCCCGCCCCTTCGTGCGGGAGGACTACGTCGCCAAGTTCCGGCTGCTCGCCGGCGACGCCCTGGAGCCGCCGGAGATCGAGCGGTTCCTCGACCTCGCCCAGCGCCTCCCCGAGCTCTCCGGTGCCGAGCTCGGCTCGCTCACCCTCGTGGCCCGGCCCGGCCTCTTCGACACGCTGCCCAGCCTGAACGGAATCTTCTGATGCTCTACTCCGCACTCACCCCCGCCGCCAAGCGCGAGAAGCTGCGCGCCGACCTCGCCGGCGGCAGCCTGCTGCGCTTCCCCGGGGCGTTCAACCCGCTCTCCGCCAAGCTGATCCAGGCCAAGGGCTTCGAGGGGGTCTACATCTCCGGCGCCGTGCTCGCGGCCGACCTCGGCCTGCCCGATATCGGCCTGACCACCCTCACCGAGGTCGCCGGCCGCAGCCAGCAGATCTCCCGGATGACCGACCTGCCCACGCTGGTCGACGCCGACACCGGCTTCGGCGAGCCGATGAACGTGGCCCGCACGGTGCAGACACTCGAGGACGCCGGCGTGGCCGGACTGCACATCGAGGACCAGGTCAACCCCAAACGCTGTGGCCATCTGGACGGCAAGCAGGTGGTCGACACCGACACCGCCCTCAAGCGCATCCGCGCCGCCGTGGATGCCCGTCGTGACCCGAATCTGCTCATCATGGCGCGCACCGACATCCGCGCCGTCGACGGGCTGGATGCCGCGATCGACCGGGCGAAGGCCCTGGCGGACGCCGGCGCCGACGCGATCTTCCCCGAGGCCATGGGCACCCTGGCCGAATTCGAGGCGATCCGGGCGGCGGTGGACGTGCCGATCCTGGCGAACATGACCGAATTCGGCAAGAGCGAGCTGTTCCGGGTGGACCAGCTCGAGGGCGTCGGGATCAACCTCGTGATCTTCCCGGTGTCGCTGCTGCGGCTGGCCATGGGCGCGGCCGAACAGGGATTGGACACGATCGTCGCCGAGGGGTCGCTGACCAGCCTGCTCCCGGCCATGCAGACCCGCGCTGAGCTCTATCAGTTGCTCGACTACGAGGCTTACAATCGCTTCGATTCGGGGATCTTCAACTTCACGCTGAGCGGCCACGAGGGCTAGCCCACCAGCACGACACACGGACGGCAGCACCACCAGCACGGCTAAGAATCAGGACGCAGAGGAGCGACATGACCATCAACCAGCCCACCCACAGGTCCGTGGAGGAACCACCGGTCGTGCCCGAGATCCACCGCGGGCTAGCCGGAGTCGTGGCCGACTCGACGGCCGTCTCCAAGGTCAACCCCGACTCGAACTCGCTGTTGTACCGCGGTTACCCGGTACAGGAACTCGCCGCCCAGAAGAGCTTCGAAGAGGTCGCGTACCTGCTCTGGAACGGCGAGCTGCCCACGGATGCCGAACTGGCCGAGTTCGAGAGGGCCGAGCGGGCCCTGCGCCGGCTCGACCACTCGGTGCGCCGGGTTATCGATGAGATCCCCACCTCCGCGGACCCCATGGACGTGGTGCGCACGGCCGTGAGCGTGATCGGCGCCAACGACCTCACCACGCCGGATTCCTCGGTGGAAGCGAACCTGGCCAAGTCGCTGCACCTGTTCGCTCAGCTGCCGGCGATCGTCGCCTACGACCAGCGCCGCCGGCGCGGGCTCGAACTCGTCGAACCGCGCGACGACCTGGGCTACTCGGCCAACTTCCTCTACATGACCTTCGGCGAGGTGCCCGAACTGCCCGTGGTCGAGGCCTTCGATGTGTCGATGATCATGTACGCCGAGCACTCCTTCAACGCGTCCACCTTCACCGCGCGGGTGATCACCTCGACCCTCTCCGACCTGTACTCGGCCGTCACCGGGGCCGTGGGCGCGCTCAAGGGGCCGCTGCACGGCGGCGCCAACGAGGCCGTGATGCACATCTTCAACGAGATCGGCCTGGGCGATGGTTCTGCCGAGCGTGCCGAACGCTGGCTGGACGACACCCTCGCGCACAAACGCAAGGTGATGGGCTTCGGCCACCGGGTCTACAAGCACGGAGACAGCCGGGTGCCCACCATGCACGCGGCCCTGCTGACCCTCATCGAGCACTACGACCGCCCCGACCTGCTCGAGCTCTACGAGGCACTCGCCACCGGTATGGCCGAGCGCACCGGCATCCTGCCGAACCTGGACTACCCGTCCGGGCCGGCCTATCACCTGATGGGTTTCGATACCGCCACGTTCACGCCGATCTTCGTGGCGGCCCGGGTGACCGGCTGGACGGCGCACATCATGGAGCAGCTGGCCGCGAACTCCCTCATCAGGCCGCTGTCGTTCTACAACGGCACACCGGAGCGGCACCTGGCCCCACCGCCGCCGGGCGAGGTGCTCTGAGCGGGCGGCGTCGCTGCGTCGGGCGCGGCTGAATGCTGCGCGCCTTCATACTGGGGGAATGACTGTTCTTATTGCCGGATGCGGCGACCTCGGCACCGAGGCGGGCCTCCGCCTGACTGCGCTCGGCCAGCACGTGGTGGGCCTCCGCCGCCGGGCCGGGCTGTTGCCGGCTGCGCTCGACGGGCAGTCCGTCGACCTGACCCGGGAGAAGCCCCAGGTGCCGCCGGACACCGACCTCGTGATCGTGGCCATCACCGCGGGCAGCCCCGACCCCGAGCTGTACAGGGCCGCCTATGTGACCGGGCTGGCCAACCTGCTCGACGCCCTGGATGAGGCGCAGGTGACGCCGCGCCGTTTCCTGATGGTGTCCTCGACGGCCGTCTACGACGTGGACGACGGCAGCACCGTCGACGAGACGACCCCGGCGACCTCGGACGCCGGCACGGACGCGATCCTGCTCGAGGCCGAACAGCTGCTGCGGAGCCGCCTCCCCTCGGCCGTGGTGCTGCGCCTCGGCGGCATCTACGGCCCCGGCCGGGAGCGTCTGATCGACCAGGTGCGTTCGGGGCGCGCCACCGTGGGCGAGCGCACCCGCCTGACCAACCGGATCCACCGCGACGACGCCGCCGCGATGATCGTGCACCTGCTCTGCCGGGCCAAGGCGCCCGACCCGCTCTACCTCGGGGTGGACTCCACTCCGGTGCCCGCCGCCGAGGTGCTGGCCTTCATCGCCGGCGAGCTCGGCCTGCCCGTGCCCGAGATCGTCGAGACCGGCAGCAGGCGTGGCGGCGACAAGCGCGTGGACAACCGGCGCATCCTCGAGACCGGCTTCAGCTTCAGCTACCCGAGCTACCGGGAGGGCTACCGGGCCGTTCTGGCCGGGCAGGGCGTGCGGCACCCGTAACCACCAGCGGCACACTGCACCGCATCGTGGCCGGGCCGAGCCGCAGGATCCCGTCGGTCACCGGCTCGCAGCGAAGCCCGCCACGCCCGCGGAGCGCGCGGTGGGCGCCGGGGGCGAGCGTCACATCCATCCAGGCGCAGGGGTTCGCGGGCCGGTGCGCCCGGAATTCGACGGGACCGTCACCGCTGTCGAGCGAGAAGATCGCCCCGCGCAGGGCGTCGACGTCCACGCCGCGAAGCAGGATGTTGCGCCGGGTGTCGGCCGGGTCGAGGGTGCGCGGCAGCCCGAGGTCGTCGGCTACCTGCGTGAGGACGTCGGCGTTCATCACCGTGACCGACGCCTGCACGTGCGCCCGTCGGCCGAAGTGCCGGTCGCCCACGATGCCCATGCCCGCGCGCACCTCGATGCGTTCGTGACTCTCCTCGCCCACCGCCGGCAGCGGCCCATCGGCCGGGCGCCCTTCGTACCGGTGCACGGGGGAGGCGTGCAGCAGCACGATCTCCAGCTCGGCGCGGTACGGGAGGTCACTCACAACGACCAGACTATGCGTCCACCCGGTTGCCTCACTCCTGCAATCCTTCCGGAGACGACCACCGGATGCCGGAATTTCGGGAGAGTGGCCGCCGCGGCGGGAGTGAGCAGGAGTTAGGCATCCCGATCGGTGAGTGGGTGGGTTAGGGGGCCATTCCGGACTGCACGGGCACGAACTCGACGTTGTGGGTGGGGTGCACGGACTTGACCGGCGCACGGGAGAAGCCCTTGGCGTCGAGGCGGTTCTCGGCGCGGAAGGTGGCCAGGGCCGCGTCGTAGAGCTCATTGAGCCGCGCGCCGGTGTACTCGCCGTCGTGCCGTCGGTGAAACGG
It encodes the following:
- a CDS encoding bifunctional 2-methylcitrate synthase/citrate synthase; protein product: MTINQPTHRSVEEPPVVPEIHRGLAGVVADSTAVSKVNPDSNSLLYRGYPVQELAAQKSFEEVAYLLWNGELPTDAELAEFERAERALRRLDHSVRRVIDEIPTSADPMDVVRTAVSVIGANDLTTPDSSVEANLAKSLHLFAQLPAIVAYDQRRRRGLELVEPRDDLGYSANFLYMTFGEVPELPVVEAFDVSMIMYAEHSFNASTFTARVITSTLSDLYSAVTGAVGALKGPLHGGANEAVMHIFNEIGLGDGSAERAERWLDDTLAHKRKVMGFGHRVYKHGDSRVPTMHAALLTLIEHYDRPDLLELYEALATGMAERTGILPNLDYPSGPAYHLMGFDTATFTPIFVAARVTGWTAHIMEQLAANSLIRPLSFYNGTPERHLAPPPPGEVL
- a CDS encoding NAD-dependent epimerase/dehydratase family protein — translated: MTVLIAGCGDLGTEAGLRLTALGQHVVGLRRRAGLLPAALDGQSVDLTREKPQVPPDTDLVIVAITAGSPDPELYRAAYVTGLANLLDALDEAQVTPRRFLMVSSTAVYDVDDGSTVDETTPATSDAGTDAILLEAEQLLRSRLPSAVVLRLGGIYGPGRERLIDQVRSGRATVGERTRLTNRIHRDDAAAMIVHLLCRAKAPDPLYLGVDSTPVPAAEVLAFIAGELGLPVPEIVETGSRRGGDKRVDNRRILETGFSFSYPSYREGYRAVLAGQGVRHP
- a CDS encoding molybdenum cofactor biosysynthesis protein — encoded protein: MSDLPYRAELEIVLLHASPVHRYEGRPADGPLPAVGEESHERIEVRAGMGIVGDRHFGRRAHVQASVTVMNADVLTQVADDLGLPRTLDPADTRRNILLRGVDVDALRGAIFSLDSGDGPVEFRAHRPANPCAWMDVTLAPGAHRALRGRGGLRCEPVTDGILRLGPATMRCSVPLVVTGAARPARPERPGSPPGSSGS